A region of the Longimicrobiales bacterium genome:
CTCCCGATCCCGGACACGGACACGCTCCCGCTCCCGATCCCGAATTCCTTCACTGATTGAGCAGTAGAGCATCCGTGTCCTTCGTTCATCTTCATACGCACAGCGAGTTCTCGCTGCTGGACGGTGCGAACCGTCTGACCGACCTGATCCGTCGCACGCAGGAGCTGGAGATGCCTGCGCTGGCGCTGACGGATCACGGCTGCATGTATGGCGCGTGGCAGTTCCACGAGGCCGCACGCAAGGCAGGAGTCAAGCCGATCCTCGGGATGGAGGCGTACGTCGCGCCGGGCGATCGACGCGTGAAGGCCGCCGGTCGCGCGGGTGACGGTCGGCCCGAGGACAAGTACTACCACCTGGTGCTGCTCGCGCGGGACCAGGAGGGCTATCGCAATCTCGTGCGGCTCACGTCCATCGGCTATCTCGAGGGCTTCTACCATCGCCCGCGCATCGATCGTGAGATGCTGGCGGAGTACTCGAAGGGTCTGATCGTGACATCCGCGTGCATGGCGGGCGAGGTGGCGCGGCACCTGGCGGCGGACCGCTGGGATGAAGCGCGCGAGGCAGCGGCGTGGTACGCGAACGTGTTCGACGGCCGCTACTACCTCGAGGTGCAGGCGCACGACACGCCCGGCCAGCGCGATCTGAACGACCGTGTCTTCAAACTGGCTGGAGAAGTCGGCCTGCCGGTGGTAGCAACGAACGATGCGCACTTTCTGCGCGCGCACGATCACGACACGCACGACGTGCTGCTGTGCATCGGCCTGGGCAAGGACCGGACGGACGAGAACCGCATGAAGTACGATGCGGGGCTCTACTTCAAGACGCCCGACGAGATCGGCGAGCGGTTCCCGGACCGGCGGGACGTGATCGAGAACACGCTCGCGATCGCCGACAGCGTGGACGTCAGGTTCACGAAACAGTACCACGTGCCGCAGTTCCCGATGCCGGCGGACGTGAGCACGGAAGCGGAGCTGCTGCGCCGGCTGACGTACGAGAAAGCGCGCGCGCGGTTCGGCGATCCGCTGCCCGCGGGCTGGGCGGAGCGCATCGAATACGAGCTGGGTGTGATCTCGAACGAGCGGGCGGATTACGCCGGCTACTTCCTGATCACGCAGGACTTCATCAACTGGGCAAAGGACCACGACATCCCGGTCGGCCCGGGCCGCGGCTCCGCGGCGGGCTCGCTCGTCGCGTACATCACGGGCATTACGGATGTCGATCCGCTCGAGTTCGACCTGCTGTTCGAGCGATTTTTGAATCCGGACCGCGTGTCGATGCCCGATATCGACATCGACTTCTGCTACGAGCGGCGCGGTGAAGTCATCGAGTACGTGCGTGCGAAGTACGGCAAGGACTCGGTAGGCCAGATCATCACGTTCGGCACAATGAAGTCGCGCGCGGTCATCCGTGACGTCGGCCGTGTGCTCGGCTTCGAGCCGTCGGAGACGGATCGACTGGCGAAGCTGATCCCCAATGCGCCGAACAACTCGCTGACGGTCGCGGAGGCGGCCGAGAAGGTGGGCGAGCTGCGCGCACTGATCGAGTCGGATGAGCGCGTGGCGCAGCTGATCGAGTACGCGAAAGGCCTGGAGGGACTGTCCCGGCATGCGAGCGTGCACGCCGCGGGCGTCGTCATCGCGCCGGGTCCGCTGCACGAATACGTGCCGGTGTGCACGCAGTCGACGCGGGGCAGCGGCAGCAGTGACGACGAGACGGTGATCGTCACGCAGTGGGACATGAACGCGCTCGAGCAGGCGGGCATGCTCAAGATGGACTTCCTCGGCCTGAAAACGCTGACGGTCATCTTCGACGCGGTGCAGGCGATCAGGCAGCGGCACGGAGCGCTGAAGCATCCGAAGACGGGTATCGAGTATGCGCGCATGGAGGACGTTCCGCTCGACGACCCCGACGTGTACGACATGCTGGCTCGCGGCGGGACGACGGGCGTGTTCCAGTTCGAATCGTCGCTCGCGACGGACAAGCTGCGGGCCATGCGCTGCGACCGGTTCGAAGATCTGGTCGCGACGAACGCGCTGATCCGGCCCGGACCGCTCGACAGCGGCATGACCGACGTCTACATCCGTCGCAAGATCGGCCGCGAGCCGGTGCGCTATCCGCATCCGCTGCTGGAGGAGGTGCTCTCGTCGACGTACGGCGTGATCACGTACCAGGAGCAGGTGATGCGCATGGCGCAGGTGCTGGCCGGATTCACGCTGGCCGAAGCGGACGTGCTGCGGAAGGCCGTCGGCAAGAAGGACATGGAGCTGATCCAGAAGGAGGTGGGTCGCTTCGTGGAGCGTGCCGTCGCGACCGGCGTGGAGCAGCGCGTCGCGGACGAAATCGCGGACCAGGTGACGACGTTCGGGCGATACGGCTTCAACCGGTCACATTCCGTCGCATACGCACTGCTGAGCTATCAGACGGCGTGGCTCAAGCGGCACTACCCCGCCGAGTTCATGGCCGCGCTGCTGTCCTCGGTAGTGGACAAGACCGATGACGTCGTCGGCTACATCGCGGAGTGTCGCGAGCTGGGCCGGTATGTGCCCGACCGTCCGCACGGCGTAACGGTGCTGCCGCCGGACGTGAACGAGTCCGGCTGGAAGTTCACGCCGGTCGCGGGCGATGCCATCCGGTTCGGGCTGGGCGCGCTGCGCGGGCTGGGCGCCGGCGCGGTCGCGTCGATCCTGAACAATCGCACGGAGGGCGGGCCGTACAGGTCGCTGTTCGATCTGGCGGACCGGGTGGACCTGAAGCTGGCGGGCAGGCGCTCGCTGGAGGCCATGATCCTCGCGGGCGCGTGCGACCAGTTCACCGACCCGCCCGCGCACCGGGCCCAGCTGCTCGAGGGCCTGGATGTGGTGGTGCGCGAAGCACAGCTGCGCCACGAGGAGCGAGCGAGCGGCCAGGTCTCGCTGTTCGACATGGGTGGCCCGGCCGCGGAGGTGACGGAACGGCCGGAGCCGCAGATGCCCGACGTAC
Encoded here:
- the dnaE gene encoding DNA polymerase III subunit alpha; this encodes MSFVHLHTHSEFSLLDGANRLTDLIRRTQELEMPALALTDHGCMYGAWQFHEAARKAGVKPILGMEAYVAPGDRRVKAAGRAGDGRPEDKYYHLVLLARDQEGYRNLVRLTSIGYLEGFYHRPRIDREMLAEYSKGLIVTSACMAGEVARHLAADRWDEAREAAAWYANVFDGRYYLEVQAHDTPGQRDLNDRVFKLAGEVGLPVVATNDAHFLRAHDHDTHDVLLCIGLGKDRTDENRMKYDAGLYFKTPDEIGERFPDRRDVIENTLAIADSVDVRFTKQYHVPQFPMPADVSTEAELLRRLTYEKARARFGDPLPAGWAERIEYELGVISNERADYAGYFLITQDFINWAKDHDIPVGPGRGSAAGSLVAYITGITDVDPLEFDLLFERFLNPDRVSMPDIDIDFCYERRGEVIEYVRAKYGKDSVGQIITFGTMKSRAVIRDVGRVLGFEPSETDRLAKLIPNAPNNSLTVAEAAEKVGELRALIESDERVAQLIEYAKGLEGLSRHASVHAAGVVIAPGPLHEYVPVCTQSTRGSGSSDDETVIVTQWDMNALEQAGMLKMDFLGLKTLTVIFDAVQAIRQRHGALKHPKTGIEYARMEDVPLDDPDVYDMLARGGTTGVFQFESSLATDKLRAMRCDRFEDLVATNALIRPGPLDSGMTDVYIRRKIGREPVRYPHPLLEEVLSSTYGVITYQEQVMRMAQVLAGFTLAEADVLRKAVGKKDMELIQKEVGRFVERAVATGVEQRVADEIADQVTTFGRYGFNRSHSVAYALLSYQTAWLKRHYPAEFMAALLSSVVDKTDDVVGYIAECRELGRYVPDRPHGVTVLPPDVNESGWKFTPVAGDAIRFGLGALRGLGAGAVASILNNRTEGGPYRSLFDLADRVDLKLAGRRSLEAMILAGACDQFTDPPAHRAQLLEGLDVVVREAQLRHEERASGQVSLFDMGGPAAEVTERPEPQMPDVPRWTETERLTREKEILGFFISGHPLEKYRDEVRVFEQVNTSTLKQFRDQKVELACVVTGVSRQISKKNGSEWGRLTVEDFYGTASVLAFGDVWEQYHDLLLQDAPVLLRGSVSGRDRDEDDPPIFLDSVVPLAQLRTGGALAIEVLLSHGAEAAAVGRATEMLRASPGSSPIYVTVSHGSGPAAGGDDTNGGGAAAPGNEETGTKRGGNGSVETVRLRSRSITVMPSETLLNDLRELFGSDRIRLVRS